A stretch of Hydractinia symbiolongicarpus strain clone_291-10 chromosome 9, HSymV2.1, whole genome shotgun sequence DNA encodes these proteins:
- the LOC130656244 gene encoding protein jagunal homolog 1-A-like — MASRAGPRAAGTDGSDFSHREKIVNHYKVSADLKKSVQKCLIPHMLIAVLYVAKQVAVFLGSTYFQHLVYWEQIWLISGFCAFIAFGGMPKNDMKRLWVYIIGNLFFGLIPLFLGALELVNQVQIDFKDVKKVPVTWKNSPMKMAMIAVCISWQVSGLVQGFRLLNTWKSMSGKKKES; from the coding sequence ATGGCTTCCAGAGCAGGACCAAGAGCAGCAGGGACAGATGGCTCGGACTTCTCTCATCGTGAGAAAATTGTCAATCACTACAAAGTGAGTGCAGACCTGAAAAAAAGTGTTCAGAAATGCTTGATTCCTCACATGCTGATTGCAGTGCTTTATGTAGCAAAACAAGTAGCTGTATTCCTGGGATCAACCTATTTTCAACATTTAGTGTACTGGGAACAGATCTGGCTGATCAGTGGATTTTGTGCATTTATTGCGTTTGGTGGAATGCCAAAAAACGACATGAAGCGACTGTGGGTGTATATCATTGGTAATTTGTTTTTTGGCTTAATACCATTGTTTCTTGGTGCGCTTGAATTAGTTAACCAAGTCCAAATTGATTTTAAAGATGTTAAGAAAGTTCCGGTAACATGGAAAAATTCGCCAATGAAAATGGCAATGATAGCTGTGTGTATTTCTTGGCAAGTTTCAGGTCTAGTTCAAGGGTTTCGACTTCTTaacacatggaaatcaatgagTGGCAAAAAGAAGGAGAGTTAA
- the LOC130656242 gene encoding uncharacterized protein LOC130656242, translating into MMLKQTLFIVCFITFTYAQMPKKPPILPLTEDLPYIKCDVCQKAAKSLFKAVRRKRDEVKPLKLGEEEILEIVEKSCNPDEEVYGEWINKLDILEVKDGLKLQEHTKVGKCREECKTIARSCDETIGDVDTDLGELLWKNDLKLASFINEVCYSLTSACNKLQKKFVKGKRKDFKFVEMTEKDIEAMKMMRNMKGKPGMPGLEMYTPEDLENMREQLGIDPAAESNLPSGKQEDDTPQEFHHTAPIGFVDTIKAAGSDIIQKVKSFFGYSTSKSEL; encoded by the exons ATGATGTTGAAACAAACATTATTTATCGTTTGTTTCATAACATTCACTTATGCACAGATGCCAAAGAAACCTCCTATACTTCCATTAACTGAAGACTTGCCTTACATAAAATGTGACGTATGTCAAAAAGCTGCCAAATCACTTTTTAAGGCTGTTCGACGTAAACGTGATGAAGTGAAGCCATTAAAG CTTGGGGAAGAGGAAATATTAGAAATTGTTGAAAAATCATGCAATCCTGACGAAGAGGTCTATGGTGAATGGATTAACAAACTTGACATTCTTGAGGTAAAAGATGGTCTAAAATTGCAGGAACATACAAAAGTGGGCAAATGTCGAGAAGAGTGCAAAACCATTGCGAGATCGTGTGATGAAACAATTGGTGATGTGGACACAGATCTAGGTGAATTACTGTGGAAGAATGATTTAAAATTAGCATCATTTATTAATGAAGTCTGTTACAGTTTGACTAGTGCTTGTAATAAACTTCAGAAAAAGTTTGTCAAAGGAAAAAGAAAGGATTTCAAGTTTGTTGAAATGACAGAAAAAGATATTGAAGCTATGAAGATGATGAGAAATATGAA GGGCAAACCAGGTATGCCTGGTTTAGAAATGTATACACCAGAAGACCTTGAAAATATGAGAGAGCAACTTGGTATAGATCCAGCCGCAGAGTCCAACTTACCGTCAGGCAAGCAAGAAGATGATACACCTCAAGAATTTCATCATACAGCACCAATAGGTTTTGTTGACACTATTAAAGCAGCAGGGTCAGACATCATTCAGAAAGTTAAATCATTTTTCGGTTATAGCACCTCAAAGTCTgaactttga